A single region of the Pelobates fuscus isolate aPelFus1 chromosome 4, aPelFus1.pri, whole genome shotgun sequence genome encodes:
- the BTD gene encoding biotinidase, with translation MELILPIGHRAVGCHGAWLQCPWLESNCIKGKAFEMLPTAYYLAVYLFCWNFTSREVHALDYYMAAVYEHHAILNPNATALSDRRSALEFMSKNLDIYEAQVTVAAKKGAQIIVFPEDGIHGFNYTRQSIYPYLDQIPPSHLLPWNPCLEPSKFLDTEVLQRLSCMATKGRMFLVANLGTKMSCKPLKAQCPSDGRFQFNTNVVFNDNGTLIATYFKQNLYFEFGFDTPPEVQHVVFDTPFASKFATFTCFDILFFEPAVSLIEKYNVKHVVYPTAWMNQLPLLSAIQIQRGFASAFNINFITANIHHTTLGMTGSGIFSPSHSSYHYDMTNENGTLILAKLPVNPSEDVIVGPKDQIWPENSEVVYSNTLTKHQVCETEETEETCGRDVNTDQIPHPVFYSEMMYDNFTFVPLLENKGMLDVCAGTLCCSLKYKKTILSDELYALGVYDGLHTVHGTYSLQICALVKCGGLEPSTCGHEVTNADSVINLQLWGNFSTKHIFPLLLTSGVTVQLPDFSGWKGNTFYMNANNMSSSLLTAALYGRYYERD, from the exons GGAAAGCATTTGAGATGTTGCCTACAGCTTATTATCTTGCTGTTTACCTTTTCTGCTGGAACTTTACATCACGGGAAGTCCATGCCTTGGACTATTATATGGCAGCTGTGTATGAACATCATGCAATATTGAACCCCAACGCTACAGCTTTATCTGACCGCAGGTCTGCGCTGGAGTTTATGTCAAAAAATCTAGATATTTATGAAGCTCAAGTGACTGTTGCTGCAAAAAAA GGTGCACAGATAATTGTCTTCCCTGAAGATGGAATCCATGGATTTAACTACACTAGACAATCCATTTACCCGTACTTGGACCAAATCCCTCCTTCCCACTTATTACCATGGAATCCATGTCTGGAGCCTTCCAAGTTCCTTGACACAGAG GTTCTCCAACGCTTAAGTTGTATGGCAACAAAGGGCAGAATGTTTCTGGTTGCAAACCTGGGAACCAAGATGTCATGTAAACCTTTGAAAGCCCAATGTCCATCAGATGGAAGATTCCAGTTTAACACAAATGTGGTGTTTAATGACAATGGCACACTCATTGCCACCTATTTTAAGCAAAACTTGTATTTTGAATTTGGCTTTGATACACCTCCCGAGGTCCAGCATGTGGTTTTTGACACTCCATTTGCCAGCAAGTTTGCCACTTTTACATGTTTCGATATCCTGTTCTTTGAACCTGCGGTGAGCCTGATCGAGAAGTACAACGTAAAGCATGTTGTGTACCCAACAGCCTGGATGAATCAGCTGCCGCTCTTGTCTGCCATTCAAATACAGAGAGGCTTTGCATCTGCTTTTAACATTAATTTTATCACAGCAAACATTCACCACACAACACTTGGTATGACGGGCAGTGGGATATTTAGCCCCTCACACTCATCCTACCACTATGATATGACAAATGAAAATGGTACTCTTATTTTGGCAAAGCTGCCAGTGAACCCATCGGAAGATGTTATTGTAGGTCCCAAGGACCAGATTTGGCCAGAGAACAGTGAGGTGGTATACAGTAATACATTAACTAAACATCAAGTTTGTGAAACAGAAGAAACAGAGGAGACCTGTGGGCGAGACGTTAACACTGACCAGATTCCACATCCTGTGTTCTATAGTGAGATGATGTATGATAATTTCACTTTTGTTCCTCTCTTGGAAAATAAAGGAATGCTGGATGTTTGTGCTGGAACACTCTGCTGCTCTCTGAAGTATAAGAAAACCATTTTATCTGATGAACTGTATGCTCTAGGTGTATATGATGGTCTTCATACGGTGCATGGCACATATTCCCTACAGATCTGTGCTCTGGTGAAATGTGGTGGACTGGAGCCCAGTACTTGTGGACACGAGGTAACAAATGCCGACAGTGTGATAAATCTCCAGCTGTGGGGGAATTTTAGCACCAAGCACATCTTTCCTCTATTGCTTACATCAGGTGTAACTGTACAATTACCTGACTTCAGCGGCTGGAAAGGCAATACGTTCTATATGAATGCTAACAACATGTCATCTAGCCTATTGACTGCTGCTTTGTATGGACGGTACTATGAAAGAGACTAA
- the C4H2orf66 gene encoding uncharacterized protein C2orf66 homolog — translation MKHTQFAVATIISLFIACVAAQSSREAEWKSLGNPYNRDLFFKFLKSYITGRGGSHMVSPGTKDKLVNDLRTNMDSKYSNLEEIMDNNEIEDI, via the exons ATGAAGCACACACAGTTTGCAGTAGCTACAATAATATCCTTATTTATTGCATGTGTTGCGGCTCAGTCTTCAAGGGAAGCAGAATGGAAATCCTTGGGGAACCCCTACAACAGAGATCTG tttttcaaatTCTTGAAATCTTATATCACTGGAAGAGGGGGAAGTCACATGGTGAGCCCCGGAACAAAGGACAAGCTTGTGAATGATCTGAGAACAAACATGGACTCAAAGTATAGCAACCTTGAGGAAATTATGGACAACAATGAGATAGAAGATATATAA